In Eleginops maclovinus isolate JMC-PN-2008 ecotype Puerto Natales chromosome 19, JC_Emac_rtc_rv5, whole genome shotgun sequence, the sequence NNNNNNNNNNNNNNNNNNNNNNNNNNNNNNNNNNNNNNNNNNNNNNNNNNNNNNNNNNNNNNNNNNNNNNNNNNNNNNNNNNNNNNNNNNNNNNNNNNNNNNNNNNNNNNNNNNNNNNNNNNNNNNNNNNNNNNNNNNNNNNNNNNNNNNNNNNNNNNNNNNNNNNNNNNNNNNNNNNNNNNNNNNNAGGTGCcatcataaaacattttacttaGCCATGCAAACCTCGAAATTACAATGTGTTGACAACTGTAAAATACTTGAAGATTAATTTGCCCTTTTGGGCATCGGGACAGATTTTCACGTACAGATTGTTTTAAAAGACAATTACAACCCCAAATGGGGGCCAAACCCACGCCCTAGATTAAAGATCTATTTTCACCGACGAGCAACCGGGGCTTTTTTGGgcaaaaaaaaatttttttttttttcgaaaAACGGGGCAAAGCAAAACCAaaatttttttctaaattaaactgCCACCTTGCCTGTTTTgggaaaaagcagaaatgcaaacaCCAAATGAAAGGTAGGCTTCCGAgctaacatttttttaacaaaattacAGATTGCAAGCGACtgtgagaaaacaacaacataagaACCAAAAAAGTCATCATATATCATTTCACTTCCCCGGGTGCAAACCCTGCAACAAATACAATGTAGTTACAAACTGGAATTACTTTGAAGAGTAATGGCCTTCGCATCAGAAAGATTTCACGAAACAGCTGGTTTTAGCACAATTATAAAGCCCAATGGGGGGCCGAACCCCGACCCTGAGTTTTAAATCCATGCCTACCGACTGAGCAAACCCCGGGCTTTCTTGAaacaagaaatatgtttttttttaaaaaacggggcagaaaaaaaaacccaaaatttTTCCCAAAATTCAACTGGCCACCTTGCCTGTTgatggaaaagcagaaatgcaaataaccCAAACAATGTATGCTTACcgatcaacatttatttaaaaaaacttacAGAGAAAGCGACTGTGAACAAAGCAACGACGATTAAGAACCAAAGCAAGGTGCCACCTATATCATTTTTCACTTACCCGGCAAAACATgcttgaaatttaaaaaagggttttgagCAATGAAAATTTATTTTGAAGACTTAAGTTGGCCTTGGCATCAAACAGAGCCCCGTCACCAGTTTTAGGAGAAATTTCAAGCCCAATGGGGGGCCAAACCCACGACCCAGATTAAGACTCATGCCTACCACTGTTTTCAAGCGGGAACAAAGTCGttaaggggggggaaaaaaaaggaaaggggggaaaaaaaaaaaaggggaaaaaaagggagaaaaaagaagaaaaaaggagaaaaagagggggaaaaggagaaaaagagacagtgaagcatattttttatcaagaaaaactttttttacaatacattttgaaaaatatatgaatcaaacttttttttttttttttttcattccccAGCCACTGTTTTTTTGGGCATTTTCAATGTTGGGGCAACACCTTTTCCTTATACTGGCTGTGTCCATCTCTGGTCCAAAACTCCTTACCtcttacaggtgtgtgtacccCCTGGGGTCGTTTGGGGGACGAAGAAAGGAAAGGGGGGGCATGGGGGCTTAGCTCACCTTTGGGGGGCACCATCGGACAGCACCTACCCCCCTACGGCCCCCAGCAGCACAGCTTGGGAGATAactggagctggagcaggaagACTCCCGAGGAGTCCCGGGCCTCAACCCACATTggcgggtgtgtgtgttttggggtgGCATGCGGGTGGTGGGGCGACTGGGGTTGGTGGCGACTGCGGGGTTGTGGGTTTTTGGGGGGCGACTGCGGGTGTGTGGGGGTTTGGTCTTTCCCCGTTGGCCCCGGTGCTGTGGCGGGTGTATGGACCGGCCAGTTTTGGGGGGTGCGACAGGGCCCGTTTTTGGCTGTGGGAGGGGCACCGCCACAGACAGTCGACTGGGCAGTCCAGCCCCTGCATGACCACCGCATCCCTTTCCCTCTGCACCCCTTGCTTTCCCTGGACCAGGGGGGTGTGGCCACTCCACCACTCATGGGGGCTTCGCAGACCTCGCCCCCAGAATACCCGCCTGATCGGCGGGTCCCCCAGGACGGGGTCAACCCCTAACCTTGCCAGTCCCTCTTCTTGGACCGCGGGTGGAGGGCACAGAGCCTAACGAAGTGCTTCCACGAGCCCAACAGTCTGGCCCGGGGCCCAATTGGGGCAGAGGTGGTGAGGGCATGCCTTTTTTACGCTCTCCACCCCCGCGGAACTCCTCCCCTTTCTTAGGACCCTGAACCTCCCCCCCCGTTGTCTGGGGGTTCTTGCGGCAAAGACCACCCCTGCGGGTGGGTGGGGAAGCAGTTCCTCCCAAAGGGGCCGAAATATTGTCCCCTAAAAGACAACAAGAGAgaacacacaggaaaacaaaaacattgaagtgCGACATGTTCGGAacgagaaaaaacaaaacataaagttCCTAACCTGCGGTTCTGTGTTATAGGGGCTGGTTGCGCAGCTCCACGAGGCATTTTGCCAGCCTGTCCCCCCCTGTCCAGCCGGGTCCCGGGACTCATCCACGCCTGGTAAAAAAACGGGGGATCAGAAATAGAATCATGAAgttggacaaaaaaaagacacggatgtttttattatcaaaaaaaatgcttaaaaCATACCCCAACACATCTGCAGCCAGGAGGGGGGCACGGGCGGGAGGGGCCCCCATGCAGGGGGCACAGCAGCCATGGGGGAGGCAGCAGCCGGGGAGGGGGGAGACCGGGGAGAGACAGCACCAGGGGGGAGGGAGCACGGGAGGGGGCACAGGCTGGGGGGGAGCGCAGCCAGGAGGAGGGgcagccaaaaaaaaggggttttgtGGGTTTTAAAAGGGAGACCTGGCACATAGGTCGTAAGGGTCTTCCTCAATGCCCTCCCCAAACCCTCACCCCCCTCCACATCCTCCACATGTCCTCCGCCCCTTTTCCCCGGGTTGCCCTTTCAGGGCTGCCCATCTGATTTAGAGGTTTAAACACCAAAGCTCTCCTATGAAAAAGAACAgataaaaaacatgcacacaaattaATAAACATAATGTCAGATATGTCAAGCATATAAAAACAGTAGACAGATTCAATTATTTTAGCAACCGTGAAATTTGGGAAGGGTGGCCTGAATTTTGGCACATACCCCCCAAACCCCTTTTATGTTTTGGGTGTTGACGCTCGGGTCCACCCCCAGTAGGTAGCAGAGACAGGCCGCTGTCCCGCCGCCGCCCCCCCGTCCTGGTTCCCCTTCAGGCCTTCCGGAGGTAGAGCTGAAAATTTCACGCATTTGCACTGttcctggaaaacaaaaaattTTAATAGTAAATTAAAAAGTTAGCTTCCAATCTAATATGCTTTCAAAAAGAGCATGTGCCGCTtaataaaaaggggaaacacCAAACCTGAAAAACCCTTTTTTCAGGGGCAGTGGAAGGATCCAGGATGGGAAACCCCCGGGACAGCGTACGGGTGAGGACCACCCCTCCCTTCCTGATGGTCCCGTCTGGGTTGTAAGCTCCACCGGGCGGGGGTCCTGATGCGCTGACGGGGCCCCGTGCTGCACACGCCAGATGGCCCATGCGCACCGGTCCGCATGGAAACCCCCACAGGTCTTTCCCCCCTTTGGGGTCCCGCCCGTTGCTGCAGCCCCGCCCAATGACGTTGTGGCCTCCACCCCCCCGGTCCCCTGGGGCAGTACTGGCTCCTCCCCTACTGATCCGGCATCCCCGCAGCATCGTAATGGCTGCACCCTCCTGCCTAGCTCCCTCCTTTGCCTGAGCAACAGAGAGAGGCCCCTGCTTTCCCATAAAAAATCAGGAGAGAGGAGCTCATGAAGGGGGGTAGAGGGGATGGGCGTGGGTGGTACACCCAACGCCACCTCCGCAGAAGTGCCAGATGTCCGCCATTTGGGGGTCTGGCCACTTTCCCCAAACCTGTTTTTCAGGTGTGGACCCCTCACTGATGCAGCATTACAGTCCACATCACGCATGGGGGTGCGACAGCTCAAGGCGGTACCCCCTCCATCATTCCCGCCCCCATCCCGTCCCTCCTGGCCCCCCTGCCTGTCACCACACGCACGATCTGGGCCAACCTCGTTTCCCAAAGGGGGTGACCCAAAACCTCCCCTTGGGTGCCAGCCCCTTCTTGTGACGGAATTTCAcaatagcattttaaaaaaattaaaatttaATACTACAGACAAGAGTATATAGTTAACTACCTGtcacatgtatttttattccTTTGGTTGAGTCCACTTTAAGATGGAGCCAAACGTTTATTAGCGCTTTAATTGGTCCAGGGGGAGGGTGCCCGCATAGCCCCCACACCCACGGTGGGGGACACAAGGGGCCCGGGGGGTCCTGGCACACCACTGGGGAAAGGGTTGCCGGGCCAAAAAACTCAGCCCCACTCCCAAGTATGTGCCAACCTGTTTCAGCCATTCCTCCCCCTGGGTTTTTCCCTTTACTGCTTTTGACTGTTCCCAAGTCCCGGGCACGCGCAGGCGGACACGGATGTCACAGGCGACCTAAATGAAAATGTACCCAAATTTGTTCGCATTAAAGGGGGTCATTACATCATGTAAAAGGGTATCAACGCACCGCGAAACAACATTGAATTGAAGCAAGTTTTATTTACCACTGGCGGTCAGGATCACCGAACCTTTTCTGGGCGGGAGTCCCTGATTCCCCCAGTCTCGAGGTGGACAGGGATTTTACAGAACACACAGGCACCCATTCTCTTCACCCAAAAACCTGTCGATGCCAAACCTTCCGGCCCTCTTTTGGACAAACCCTAAACCCCGCACTCTTCCCCCCTCAGGAGGTTTTTCCCCACCTTCCACAGGTGGTAGGGCATCCACACCTCAGCCTTTTTTAAGAAAGCGGGCGGTTCGGGTCTGGGGTTTAAAGGGCTGGGGCAGGGGGCTCGTACCACAGCTTCAGGTCTTGCCGCAGTTTGCCAGAGTGGAAGATGGCGTTTGAAATCCACCTCTGGTCTTGGACAG encodes:
- the LOC134881650 gene encoding basic salivary proline-rich protein 1-like — translated: MLRGCRISRGGASTAPGDRGGGGHNVIGRGCSNGRDPKGGKDLWGFPCGPVRMGHLACAARGPVSASGPPPGGAYNPDGTIRKGGVVLTRTLSRGFPILDPSTAPEKRVFQEQCKCVKFSALPPEGLKGNQDGGAAAGQRPVSATYWGLCPLPCSLPPGAVSPRSPPSPAAASPMAAVPPAWGPLPPVPPSWLQMCWGVDESRDPAGQGGTGDNISAPLGGTASPPTRRGGLCRKNPQTTGGEVQGPKKGEEFRGGGEQEGLARLGVDPVLGDPPIRRVFWGRGLRSPHEWWSGHTPLVQGKQGVQRERDAVVMQGLDCPVDCLWRCPSHSQKRALSHPPKLAGPYTRHSTGANGERPNPHTPAVAPQKPTTPQSPPTPVAPPPACHPKTHTPANVG